From the genome of Plectropomus leopardus isolate mb chromosome 13, YSFRI_Pleo_2.0, whole genome shotgun sequence, one region includes:
- the ube2g1a gene encoding ubiquitin-conjugating enzyme E2 G1a: MTEPQSALLLRRQLAEMNKNPVEGFSAGLIEDNDLYRWEVLIIGPPDTLYEGGVFKAHLTFPKDYPLRPPKMKFITDIWHPNVDKNGDVCISILHEPGEDKYGYEKPEERWLPIHTVETIMISVISMLADPNGDSPANVDAAKEWREDRHGAFKRKVARCVRKSQETAFE, encoded by the exons ATGACGGAGCCTCAGTCCGCGCTGTTACTCAGGAGACAGCTCGCAG agATGAACAAAAACCCGGTGGAAGGATTCTCAGCGGGCCTGATCGAGGATAATGATCTCTACAGATGGGAAGTCCTCATCATCGGCCCTCCAGACACTCTGTA CGAAGGCGGCGTGTTTAAAGCCCATCTGACGTTTCCCAAAGATTACCCTCTCAGGCCGCCTAAAATGAAATTTATCACAGATATTTGGCACCCTAACG ttgACAAGAACGGCGACGTATGTATTTCTATTTTGCACGAGCCGGGAGAGGACAAGTACGGCTACGAGAAACCAGAGGAGCGCTGGCTGCCTATCCACACGGTGGAAACCATCATGATTAGTGTTATCTCCAtgctggcagacccaaacggtGACTCACCCGCCAACGTGGACGCTGCA AAAGAGTGGCGGGAGGACAGACACGGCGCGTTCAAAAGGAAAGTTGCCCGCTGTGTACGAAAAAGCCAAGAGACTGCGTTTGAGTGA